One genomic segment of Kineosporia sp. NBRC 101731 includes these proteins:
- a CDS encoding ATP-binding protein produces the protein MTVDRSVFQALETAAANMTPTDPTGVPLRVHLAGLYLSAGDAAQALQHATGALAASPHDTTALSVAAAAASASGNEQLAEGYRAVHAALLDEGSGETELRTHMTPAPSAQTPAPGPVTNLFSPTLDPVAPATGWDSGDPHLVTLADVAGMSDVKQRLHRSLLGPMRHPQLREAFGQQLRGGLMLWGPPGTGKTFIARALSGELGAQFFSATPADIYGSYFGQSEQNIARLFTQARQESPGVVFLDELDAIGGRRSRRNTDQARAVVNQLLVELDGMTSNDGVYVLAATNAPWDVDEALRRPGRFDRTVLVLPPDGPAREALLKLQFAGRPVAPDIDVAALVRGTEMFSGADLVRLVEAATERALERSMQVGLVSPVTNADLQGALRDTPPSTRAWLSTAATYLAHAAGAGDDFDELRAYLRTHKIG, from the coding sequence ATGACGGTAGATCGGTCGGTGTTCCAGGCCCTGGAGACCGCTGCGGCGAACATGACACCCACCGATCCGACGGGTGTCCCTCTCCGCGTGCATCTGGCCGGCCTGTACCTGTCCGCCGGTGACGCGGCCCAGGCCCTGCAACACGCCACCGGTGCCCTCGCGGCGTCCCCGCACGACACCACAGCTCTGTCGGTGGCCGCCGCGGCCGCCTCCGCGTCGGGAAACGAGCAGCTGGCCGAGGGGTACCGGGCCGTGCACGCGGCCCTCCTCGACGAGGGGTCGGGTGAAACCGAATTGCGGACGCACATGACGCCGGCTCCCAGCGCACAGACTCCTGCGCCCGGACCGGTGACCAACCTGTTCAGCCCCACCCTCGATCCGGTCGCCCCCGCCACCGGCTGGGACTCCGGCGATCCGCATCTGGTGACCCTGGCCGACGTCGCCGGCATGAGCGACGTGAAGCAGCGCCTGCACCGATCGCTGCTCGGCCCGATGCGTCACCCCCAGCTGCGCGAGGCCTTCGGCCAGCAGTTGCGCGGCGGCCTGATGCTGTGGGGCCCGCCCGGCACCGGCAAGACCTTCATCGCCCGCGCGCTCAGCGGTGAGCTCGGGGCCCAGTTCTTCTCCGCCACGCCGGCCGACATCTACGGCAGCTACTTCGGCCAGAGCGAGCAGAACATCGCCCGGCTCTTCACCCAGGCCCGTCAGGAATCGCCGGGAGTGGTGTTCCTCGACGAGCTCGACGCCATCGGCGGCCGCCGCTCACGGCGCAACACCGACCAGGCCCGGGCCGTGGTCAACCAGCTGCTCGTCGAACTCGACGGGATGACCAGCAACGACGGCGTCTACGTGCTCGCGGCCACCAACGCGCCGTGGGACGTGGACGAGGCCTTGCGCCGCCCCGGCCGTTTCGACCGCACCGTCCTCGTACTGCCTCCCGACGGCCCCGCCCGCGAGGCGCTGCTGAAGCTGCAGTTCGCCGGGCGACCCGTCGCTCCCGACATCGATGTGGCCGCCCTCGTGCGCGGCACCGAGATGTTCTCCGGCGCCGACCTGGTGCGACTGGTCGAGGCCGCCACCGAGCGCGCGCTCGAGCGTTCGATGCAGGTCGGCCTGGTCAGCCCGGTGACCAACGCCGATCTGCAGGGCGCGCTGCGCGACACCCCGCCCTCCACCCGGGCCTGGCTGTCCACCGCCGCGACCTACCTGGCCCACGCCGCCGGCGCGGGTGACGACTTCGACGAGCTCCGCGCCTACCTGCGCACGCACAAGATCGGCTGA
- a CDS encoding mannitol dehydrogenase family protein, whose protein sequence is MPLTQKTLSHLDERVARPGYDRSEVTVGIVHFGVGGFHRAHQAMYLDTLMNSGRAMDWGIFGVGVMPPDKAMADALSKQDHLYTLMLKDGHGNLDARVIGSIVDYAYAPDEPQRVLDVLTAPSTRIVSLTVTEGGYNIDNTTGAFDVDNPVITADVAGLAEGKVPVTMYAWVAQALQIRRERGIEPFTVMSCDNIQSNGDVARSSIAAFAGLVDPDLAQYIRTEVLFPNAMVDRITPVTTPDVIEAVSDVFGIDDAWPVACEPFTQWVLQDSFQSGVRPPFEEAGVQMVADVEPYELMKLRLLNAGHQAIAYAGHLCGYTYAHEPSSDPLFVQFLRDYWNHEARLTLAPVEGIDVDEYCDTLIERFANPEVRDTIARLASYASDRIPKFVVPVIRANLANGLVSTRAIAIAVTWARYAEAIDEQGQPITVVDVEKDEVLARGAQQKDDPLALARSTRWFGDLADDPRFAEVYTAQLALIHEVGAREFLSILNKSA, encoded by the coding sequence ATGCCGCTGACTCAGAAGACGCTGTCCCACCTCGACGAGAGGGTGGCGCGGCCGGGCTACGACAGATCCGAAGTCACGGTGGGCATCGTGCATTTCGGGGTCGGAGGATTCCACCGGGCGCACCAGGCGATGTATCTGGACACCTTGATGAACTCCGGCCGGGCAATGGACTGGGGCATCTTCGGGGTCGGGGTGATGCCGCCCGACAAGGCCATGGCCGATGCGCTGTCGAAGCAGGACCACCTCTACACGCTGATGCTCAAGGACGGGCACGGCAACCTGGATGCCCGGGTGATCGGGTCGATCGTCGACTACGCCTACGCCCCGGACGAACCACAGCGGGTGCTCGATGTGCTGACCGCGCCCTCGACGCGCATCGTCTCGCTGACGGTGACCGAGGGCGGCTACAACATCGACAACACCACCGGTGCGTTCGACGTGGACAACCCGGTGATCACTGCGGACGTCGCCGGCCTCGCGGAGGGGAAGGTGCCGGTCACGATGTACGCCTGGGTCGCGCAGGCCCTGCAGATCCGGCGTGAGCGCGGCATCGAGCCGTTCACGGTGATGTCGTGCGACAACATCCAGTCCAACGGTGACGTGGCCCGCTCGTCCATCGCCGCGTTCGCCGGTCTGGTCGATCCGGACCTGGCGCAGTACATCCGCACCGAGGTGCTCTTCCCGAACGCCATGGTCGACCGGATCACGCCGGTCACCACGCCCGACGTGATCGAGGCGGTGTCGGACGTCTTCGGTATCGACGACGCCTGGCCGGTGGCCTGCGAGCCGTTCACCCAGTGGGTGCTGCAGGACTCGTTCCAGTCCGGGGTCCGGCCTCCGTTCGAGGAGGCCGGCGTGCAGATGGTCGCCGATGTCGAGCCGTACGAGCTGATGAAGCTGCGTCTGCTCAACGCCGGGCACCAGGCCATCGCCTACGCCGGGCACCTGTGCGGGTACACCTACGCCCACGAGCCCTCGTCCGACCCGTTGTTCGTGCAGTTCCTGCGGGACTACTGGAACCACGAGGCCCGGCTCACGCTGGCCCCGGTCGAGGGCATCGACGTCGACGAGTACTGCGACACCCTGATCGAGCGCTTCGCCAATCCGGAGGTGCGCGACACGATCGCCCGGCTGGCGTCCTACGCCTCCGACCGCATCCCCAAGTTCGTGGTGCCGGTGATCCGCGCCAACCTGGCGAATGGCCTGGTCAGCACCCGGGCCATCGCGATCGCCGTGACCTGGGCGCGCTACGCCGAGGCGATCGACGAGCAGGGGCAGCCGATCACGGTCGTCGACGTGGAGAAGGACGAGGTGCTCGCCCGGGGCGCCCAGCAGAAGGACGACCCGCTGGCCCTGGCCCGCTCCACCCGCTGGTTCGGTGACCTGGCCGACGACCCGCGCTTCGCCGAGGTCTACACGGCCCAGCTGGCGCTGATCCACGAGGTCGGGGCCAGGGAGTTCCTGAGCATCCTGAACAAGAGCGCCTAG
- the xylB gene encoding xylulokinase codes for MTLVAGVDSSTQSCKIVIRDADTGELVRSGRARHPDGTEVHPRAWWEALQTAVGDAGGLHDVAALSVGGQQHGMIALDSSGEVVRDALLWNDTRSAGAATDLIGELDEQQWADAIGSVPVASLTVTKLRWLRDAEPANATRTHAVALPHDWLTWQLAGGFAGSGFEGLVTDRSDASGTGYWSPASEGYRSDLLERALGHEATLPRVLGPRERAGTGTAGFFGGSSPILGPGAGDNAAAALALALKPGDVAVSIGTSGVVSAIAGSPTADGSGLVTGFADATGRYLPLACTLNAARVLDWAANLLGVDHTGLAKLALQAPSGAEGLVLVPYFEGERTPNRPRSTASLHGMRLSNTTPAHIARAAVEALLCSLADGIDALRAAGVPVQRAFLIGGAAQSEAVQLLAPGILGLDVLVPTPGEYVADGAARQAAWVLSGSQAQPQWSASGRPKVLAADQLTPQVREQYAEVRDLTAER; via the coding sequence CGCCGGTGTGGATTCGTCCACCCAGTCCTGCAAGATCGTGATTCGGGATGCCGACACCGGAGAGCTCGTGCGCTCCGGTCGCGCACGGCATCCCGACGGCACCGAAGTACACCCCCGAGCCTGGTGGGAAGCCCTGCAGACGGCGGTCGGCGATGCGGGCGGCCTGCACGACGTGGCCGCGCTGTCGGTGGGTGGCCAGCAGCACGGCATGATCGCCCTCGACTCCTCGGGCGAGGTGGTGCGGGACGCCCTGCTGTGGAACGACACGCGTTCGGCCGGTGCCGCCACCGACCTGATCGGTGAGCTCGACGAGCAGCAGTGGGCCGACGCGATCGGCTCGGTCCCGGTGGCCTCGCTGACCGTGACCAAGCTGCGCTGGCTGCGTGACGCGGAACCGGCGAACGCCACGCGGACCCACGCGGTGGCCCTGCCTCACGACTGGCTGACCTGGCAACTCGCCGGTGGTTTCGCCGGATCGGGGTTCGAGGGCCTGGTCACCGACCGGTCGGACGCATCAGGCACCGGTTACTGGTCGCCCGCCTCCGAGGGCTACCGCAGCGATCTGCTGGAGCGCGCACTCGGTCATGAAGCCACCTTGCCTCGGGTCCTCGGACCACGCGAACGGGCAGGAACGGGCACGGCCGGGTTCTTCGGTGGGTCTTCGCCCATCCTCGGGCCGGGTGCGGGCGACAACGCGGCGGCCGCTCTGGCCCTGGCGCTGAAGCCCGGTGACGTCGCGGTGTCGATCGGCACCTCGGGCGTGGTCTCGGCGATCGCCGGTTCACCGACCGCCGACGGCTCCGGCCTGGTCACCGGCTTCGCCGACGCGACCGGCCGTTACCTGCCCCTGGCCTGCACCCTGAATGCGGCGCGGGTGCTCGACTGGGCGGCGAACCTGCTCGGTGTCGACCACACGGGCCTGGCCAAGCTCGCCCTGCAGGCCCCGTCGGGGGCCGAAGGACTGGTTCTGGTGCCCTATTTCGAGGGCGAGCGCACGCCGAACCGGCCGCGCTCCACGGCGTCGCTGCACGGTATGCGGCTGTCCAACACCACGCCGGCGCACATCGCCCGGGCCGCGGTCGAGGCGCTGCTGTGCTCCCTGGCCGACGGCATCGACGCCCTGCGCGCCGCGGGCGTTCCGGTGCAGCGGGCGTTCCTCATCGGTGGGGCGGCCCAGTCCGAGGCGGTGCAGCTGCTGGCCCCGGGCATCCTGGGTCTGGACGTCCTGGTGCCGACCCCGGGTGAGTACGTGGCCGACGGGGCCGCCCGCCAGGCGGCCTGGGTGCTGTCCGGCTCGCAGGCCCAGCCGCAGTGGTCGGCCTCCGGCCGGCCGAAGGTCTTGGCGGCCGACCAGCTCACCCCGCAGGTGCGCGAGCAGTACGCCGAGGTCAGGGACCTGACAGCGGAGCGGTGA